AGGTTGAACCCGTTTTTTTATACACTTTTTAAACAAGAGATGTGTCATAGCCATCTAGCGAAAGGAAAGCGCTTCCTCTTTTCGGTTCTACGGGAAGTTCAAATTGTGAAGATGGATGATGGTTACGATGCAAAATGACGGGACTTTTAAACGAAGTCCCGTCGTTTTGCATCATAACAACAATAAAGTTTAATACAACTATTTATTAAGTTGTCTGGAAACTGATTTGAATTTAAAATTTTAACATAAGTCTTACATAATCTTAACAAAAAATCTCCTTTCATCTGATATGCTCATTTTGGTTAAAACTATGAAATGAACACTTCGCTGGGAGAGTGAATCTATATGAAAAGAAGAAAGAAAGATTCTGTAAAGAAATTCTTACGAACATCATTAGCGGTAACGGTTTTATCCTCTACTGTTGTTTCATCTGAAGTTTTTGCTTCAGAAAATAAAGAAAAACAGAATAAGCAAAACCAGAATGCAAGTACAGTCAAGGTTCAATTGCTGGGGTTAAATGACCTGCATGGGCAAATCGATACCGTGACTAAACTAAAATTAGATGGTGAGAATGTGCTTGCCGGAAGTATGGAATACACGGCTGCGGCCATGAGACAGAGAGAGGCGGCAAATCCAAATACTCTTTTAGTACATACTGGTGATATGATTGGTGGAAGCCCGCTTGTTTCAGCAGCTTTCCAAGATGAGCCAACTGTTGAAGTGATGGAATCTATGGGGTTTGACGTAGGAACACTTGGAAACCATGAATTTGATGAAGGGATCGAAGAGTTGCATCGTATGATCGAGGGTGGGGACCATCCAAAAGGGGTTCCTGGATACGATGGAATGAATTTCCCAATCGTTGCGGCTAATGCGTTTGATACGGCAACAGGAGAATTAATCACAAAGCCTTATGTCGTTAAAAAAGCAGGCGGTAAGAAAATTGGATTCATCGGGGTCGTAACCCAGGAAACACCTAATATTATCGTAAGCAAAGGGAATGAAACCCTTAAAATTACGGATGAAGCTGAAGCCATCAACAAGTATGCGGAGAAATTGAAGAAAAAAGGCGTAGAGGCCATTGTGGTACTCGCTCATAATCCGACAACCCAGACGGGTAATAGTGATGCATTTGATGCGTCCAAAATCGCCGAGAATGTGGACGATGAAATAGATGTAATCTTTTCTGCCCATAACCATGCAAAAGTCAATAAAGTAGTCGACCGCAAGTTAATCGTGCAATCATATTCATACGGTTCAGCATTTTCTGATGTGGACCTTGAACTTGATCCAGTTTCTGGAGATGTCGTGAACAAGCAAGCCGAAATCGTGACCGTGTATCAAAAAGATTACACACCAGATGCGGAAGTTTCAACCATTATCAATAAGTACAAGGATTTAGTGGAACCCATTAAAGCGGAGGTGGTTGGGCATTCTTTAACTACGCTGTCTACCGCTAAAGCTTATACAGGGGATTATCGTGACCTGCCGCTGGGGAATTTGATTGCCGACGGAATGAAGGTAAATATGAATGCGGACTTTGCCCTTATGAACGGCGGCGGAGTGCGGGCGCAGCTTGACGCCGGGGAAGTAACATTTGGTGATTTATTCTCTATTCAGCCTTTTGGCAACGTGCTAAATAAAGTAACTGTAACAGGTGCTGATTTAGAAACGATATTAAATAACCAGCTCTCTCCTTCAGGATATGACTTCCATGTTGCTGGATTCAACTATACGTATGCGGTGGATGCCCAATCAAACACAGCAAAAGTTGTGGATATCACTCTTCCTGACGGAAGTAAAATTGATAAAACAAAAGAATATACCGTCGTCGTAAACAATTATATGTTTGGTAATGCAAAGTATGGCATCGCAGCTGTTTCCCGAGGTATGGAAGTAGGACCGGAAGATATCCAAGCAACGGTCGACTATGTCAAAACATTGCCTAGCCCATTTGAATACAAGCAAGAGGGACGTATTAAGGAAGTAACTCCAGTTGCGGCGGCTGCTCAATAATAACAATTAAATCTATCAAGAAGTTCTAAACTTAAAATAGATATAAAAGGAGAGCGGCTTTCACTGATCTGAACCCAAAAAGTTAGACACGAATTTTAAGCAGCTTCCTGGGCATGAGTCCGGTATTGAACCGGACTCATGCCTTTTAATTTTGCCTTGATCCGTTTGTGGTTGTAATAATGAATATACTTCTCTAATTCTTGCTTAAAGTGCTCCATACTTTCAAATTCTTTGAGGTAGAGTAATTCACTTTTTAATAAGCCAAAGAAACTCTCCATGGCTGCGTTATCTAAACAGTTACCTTTACGAGACATACTTTGGATAATCCCATGCTCCTTCAAGGCTTGTTGATACTGTTTCATCTGATAATGCCAGCCCTGATCCGAGTGAAGGACAGGGGAATCTCCATCTTTTAAGTGTTTAAAAGCCTTCGTCAACATCCTTGAAACAAGGGAATAAATAGGACGGTTTTCAAGGTGATAGGAAATAACTTCTCCGTTGTATAAATCAAGAATCGGGGATAAGTATAGCTTTTCACCATATAAATGGAATTCGGTTACATCCGTTACCCACTTTTCATTTGGTTTCATCGCCTCGAAATGGCGCTCCAGGATATTTGGGGCGATTTTCCCTATGCTGCCGCAGTAAGAGCGATATTTTTTCATGCGCACAAGACATTTCAACCCCATTTCCTCCATTAAGCGACGGACCGTTTTGTGATTTAATAAATAGCCTTTATTCCGTAGTTCCAACGTGATACGGCGATATCCATACCGACCTTGATGTTCATCAAAAATCTGCTGGATGACTTCTTTCACTTCACCATATTTATCTGGTCGATTCGCTTGTTTTACCCAGTAATAATAAGTACTCCGTGGAATACCGGCGATTTCAGCTAATTCTCTTACTTTAAATTCATGCCTTAACTCGTAGATTATTTGCGCTTTGTCTTGTGCTGTAACTTTTCCTTTTCTTGAATTAAGGCGTGTAACTTTTTTAAATAGGCAATCTCCATCCGTAAGCGCTCGTTTTCAGCTCTTAACGCTTCTTCTGTGCCTTCTGCCGGCTGATTATTTTGGGATTCTTTTTTCATGGATGGACGCCCCTTTTTCTTTGATTTAAGAGCGTCTATTCCTTGTGTTTCAACTAAATGCCTCCACTTCCAGACTGTACTTGGGGAAGGGATATTATAGACCGCAGAGGCTTCTTCGGTAGACACTCCTGTTTCGTTCATATAGTTTAGTACATCCATCTTAAACTCTGCCGAATAATTTGTATATGTTTTCTGAAAACCTGCCCATCCATGTTCTCGAAATGTGGCGATCCATCTTTGCAGCACTGACCTATTCACATTGTACAGTTGAGCAATGTGAATAATAGACTCTGTTCCTTCAAGATAGGCAGCTACAGCCTCTAATTTAGTTTCAAAAGAATATTTGGTCATAGAAAAAACTGCACCTCCAATTGTTAGACTGTGTCTAACAATTGGGGTGCAGTTCATCACCAGCTGTTCTTCTTTTTATCGCAGTCAACTATTGATGAAATAACAACATTAAAGCTTAACAGAGCGAGCCTTTCTGAAAGAAAGCAGGAAAAAGTAGAGCATTCCCGTTAAAGCCTTCAATTATGAATCGCTTTCTCAACGACAGCATCTTCTTTAATTCCAGTCAAAATGGGTTAAAATAGATAGTAAAGCAGTGAGAAAGAAAAGAGGGGAAAGGGAATGATGAGACCTACCATCTATGATGTAGCTAAAAAAGCAGGCGTGTCCATTTCTACTGTATCTAAAGTGCTTAATAATACTGGGAACCTGGCAGATAAAACAAGAAAAAAAGTGCAGGAAACGATGCAGGAATTAAATTATCAGCCCAGTGTTACGGCATCCGTAAAAAAGCGCATTCAAACGGTTGGGCTTTTAATACCGAGCATCGCCAACCCGTTTATGGCAGAAATAGCGCGCAGCATTGAAAACCATCTTAAGCGGCACGGTTACAGTCTGATGATTTGCAGCACAGACAATGACATTAAAAATGAATTGGAATACATTTCGATTCTAAAGCAAAAGTATACAGATGGCATCATTGTCGCAACAGGACTGAAAAAAGAGAAGTCTATCAAAGAGCTGATGAAAACGAATCTTCCGATGGCCTTGCTTTCAAGAGACGTTCCTTCTCTTGCGGTAGATACGGTGCTGGTGGATGATTATTTAGGCGGTTATGAAGCCACAAAACATTTAATTGATCTTGGACACGAAAAGATTGCGATGATCACAGAGGACGCCACCTATTCAGTCGTCCGATCAAGGGTTCAAGGCTATAGAAATGCGCTTGAAGAACACGGTTTACCGTATGATGAAAGCTTTGTTATACATAACAATATTTCCATTGATGAAGGAAAAGAGGCGATGTTGAGCCTATTAAAAAAACAGAGTCCGCCAACAGCCGTTTTTGCTTCTACGGAAGCATTGGCAATCGGGGCACTGCAGGGAGCACGCGGGTGGAATATACAAGTTCCAAATGAGCTATCGATTGTCGGATTTGATAATACCATTCTATCCACAATCTGTGAGCCGCCTTTAACAACGATTGCCCAGCCGATTGATGAGATGGGAAAAAAAGTAGTGGAGCTTCTTATTGAAGAAATTGAGAAAAAAAAGGAATCCAAACAGCGCGTCATCCTGTCTCCTAAATTGGTGGTGCGAAACTCTACAGCAAAGAAAAAAGAGAGTTAATATTTTACCTTTTTCTAAAGAACCAGGTCATGGTTCTTTTTTCTTTTATTGTTAAATTAGGGGAAAAGATTGAGTAAAGGGAGTGGGCAGGCTGAGCCAAATAGAAAAAATTTGAAAAACATTAAGGCAGGTGCTGTTAGTCAGCCTGCTTTCCCCCTTAGCCAATATATCTTCCAATAAGAAAACAAAGGGGCTAGTCAATCTCAATGATGGTTTCTGCTTGTTCTCTTTTTGGGATAATGACTCTCAGCAGTCCATGCTTAAATGTTGCTTTTACTTTGCCTGTTCCAGGCGAACAAGGGAGTGCCACAATTCTTTCGACTTTCTGTACGGATTGATTTTGAAGAATGATTTCATCTTTATCATTTTGGGCTGTAGTAGAAGTAATGTTTTCTACACTAATTTTTACCTGTCCGTTTCTTAGCATATAGATTTGTATCTGCTCTTTCCTGCAGTTCTTTAACTCTGCTTCAATGACCATATTTGAGCCCGTTTCATAGCAGGTCAAATCGGAAATTGGCTGGCTGAAATAATGGCCAACATACTTCATCGATTCATTAAAAAAGGAATCAAACGATTTGATTAAATCTCCGACTGAGCCTTGAAACAGGTCGGGAAGGTTTTTTTTATTGAAATCCAATGGTCTCTCTCCTTTGTCTTTTTTAACAAATTATGCGCAAGACTTCGGAAAGGAACTTAGTAAATCTTCATTTTTGTTAATGATAATAATGACGTCGATCGACTCCGTTATACTTCTGATTTCCTGACTTCATTACGCTAAACAGTCATTTGCTGCAGGCTAAAAATACACAGGTTGCATAAAAAAAACAGCCAAGTATGTACTTGGCTGCCGTTCAATAGGAGAGAGTTCAGGGGTATCATTGATTCCCGCGGCTTCTTAAATCAACACGTTTGATTTTTCCGGAATCCGTTTTTGGCAGGTGGTCAACGAACTCGATAAGCCTTGGATATTTATAAGGTGCTGTTATTTGTTTAACAAAGCTCTGCAGTTCCTTCACAAGTTCAGCGGAACCTTCAACTCCAGTTTGTAATACAATAAAAGCTTTCACGACATTCCCTCTAATTTCATCAGGGCTTGCAACAGCTGCACATTCCAGTACAGCAGGATGTTTCATTAAAGCATCTTCAATTTCAAAGGGGCCGATTGTATAACCGGAGCTGATAATGACATCATCACTTCTTCCCTGGAACCAGTAGAAGCCTTCTTCATCTTTGCTGGCGCGGTCTCCCGTTAAGAAATAATCTCCTGTATAGGAACTTTCCGTTTTTTGAGGGTCTTTATAATACATTTTAAAGAGTGCCGGCAATTCTTTCCGAATGGCGATATTGCCAATCTCTCCTGTTTGAACAGGAACACCATCCTCATCAACGATGTCAATCGTATCATTCAAGATCGGTTTGCCCATTGAGCCTATTTTATGTTCGGCACCCTGCAGCGTTCCGATTAAAAGTGTGCTTTCCGTTTGTCCATAGCCGTCCCTTATTTGGATGTTAAATGTATTTTTAAATACATCGATCACTTCCATGTTAAGGGCTTCTCCGGCAGAAACAGCACTTCTTAAGTTCGAAAGGTCGTATTGATTTAATCCTTCTGTTTTGGCCATCATTCGGTACTCAGTAGGCGTACAGCACAGCACGTTGATCTTTTGATCTTGAAGCAGCTTTAAGTATTTCTGAGGGGTGAACCTTCCCTGATAAACAAATCCGGTTGCACCTGAACCTAAAACCGAAAGGAAGGGGGACCATACCCATTTTTGCCAGCCTGGAGCAGCTGTTGCCCATACAGTATCCGATTCTTTAATATTAAGCCATTCCTCAGCAGCGATACGAATATGGGCATAACCCCAGCTGTGTGCATGAGCAACACCTTTTGGATTCCCGGTTGTGCCGGAAGTGTAAGCGAGAAAAGCAAGGTCGTCGCGTTTCGTGATTTGGTTGTCGAAGTTCTCAGAAGAAGAATCCATGATGCTATGAAGATCTGCCCACCCAGCCTTTGTTCCTCCAAAAGAAACCTTGCGTTCAAGATACGGAAGTTCTTCCTCAATGGCATCAATTTCATTTGTAAAATCAGCATAAGAAATCACCGCTTTGGCTTCAGAGTGGTTCAGCCGGTAAGCGATATCCTTGGCACGCAGCAGTTCAGAAGAAGGGATAATGACAAGTCCTGCTTTTAAACAAGCCATATAAATCACATAAGACTCAATTAAGCGAGTCGTCACGATCATGACACGGTCTCCCTTTTCCAAACCAAGATGGTTTAACCCATTCGCAAGCTTATTGGATTGTTTAATCAGCTCGTTATACGTGATCGTTTGAGTAGCTCCAGCTTCATTTTGATAAACGAGAGCCAGTTTATCCGAAGCATGCTTCTCAATTTCCTGCGTAATATTATAATTTTCCGGTGCCGTTAACTCCGTTTTATAATCATACATGTATAAAGGACCTCAATTCGTGTAAAGTTATCTCATCTCTATTATATTATACCTGGATTTAGTACCTGGCGCTAATAAATCGGACTGAACGAATCGGATCTAAAGAATTGAAATGGTATTGTATTCATACAAATAAGCCCCATTCCTTGAGCAAGGAATGGGGCTTATTCTTTCATTTGTAGAGTTCCAGGCTTTGTTGTTCTTTACCGATAGCTCACGAAAAATCAAATACGACTCCTGTTAATTCCTCGGACACATCCCATAGTTTCCTCATTGTCTTTTCATCATAGACTCCTTTGGCAGGCACTTCGATCGCAGGGTATCCTTTATGGTTTCCTCTTCCGTCGGGGCCGATGTATTCTCCGCCTTTCAATGTTTCTTTGGTCGCAGCATAAATGGTAGGTAAGGCTCCCATTTCCGGTGTCTGGAAAAACCGATAGAGCAGAGATTTCACGATTGGCTGCATGCGTTCCCCTCCGACCTTGAAAAGGTTCGTCGCACTAATCCCCGGGTGGCACGCTAGACTCATTGCATTTATTCCAGCTTGTTTCAGCCGGTTGTCGAATTCCTTTGCGAACAATAGGTTCGCAAGCTTGCTTTGACGGTAAAACTTCATTGCTTTGTAGCCTTTAGAGCCGTCCAGGTTACTAAAGTCGATGGCTGCTTTTCTATGTGCAATGCTGCTCAGCGTGACCACGCGGGCGGAAGGGGTCGCTTTTAGCAGCGGAAGCAAATGGCCGGTTAGGGCAAAGTGGCCCAAATGGTTTCCGCCAAACTGCAATTCAAATCCATCCTTCGTTTTTTGGTAGGGAGGGACCATCACGCCTGCATTATTAATCAGGATGTCGAGCTGGTCAAAACGCTCTTTGTACGCATCAGCGAATGTCTTTACGCTGGCAAGGTCCGCCAAATCCAGTGCCATAACGGAAACTTTTGCTCCTTCATGCTCTTTTTTAATATTTTGTACTGCTTCTTTTCCTTTTTCCTCGTTCCGAACCGCCAGTACGACGTCGGCACCTTGTGCTGTCAATGCTTTGGCAGCCTCAAAGCCTATTCCGCTGTTTGCTCCGGTAATAATCACTTTCTTTCCTTTTACGTCTTGTTTTCCCAAACCTATTCCTCCCGTTAACATGTTGTAAAAATCTATTAATCCAAAAAATGTGCCATTTCCTTCTCTGTTCTGTCCGATATGTAACAAATCGATACTGCCCTCGTTGCAGTTATTAAAATTAAGGACTATATGGGAAGAATCATATATAGGAATGCAAAAGAAAGCAAAGAAAATACCCGGTTTTTAAAAAGCAGGAGAAACTTTCTTGCTTTCTTAGGGTTACTGTCAGCGGTTGACAGATTTGTACATATCCGTTTTTACCTTGACAAAGCAATTAGATGATTGTAACATACATCCCGTACGATGTATCGTATTCGATGTATCGTATGGGATGATTTTTGGGAGGAAGATAGAAATGAGGGAAAGAGCTGAATTTATTCGTGAATCCATCGATTTTTTACATCGGTATATGATGAAAAGTATTCAAAAACATGCGGAGGAGCAGGGTGTCACCGTACCCCAGGCACGGGTTATAGCCGAAGTATTGGTAAATGAAGCAATCAGTATCAAACAGCTGACGCAAAACCTAAGAATGACTCAAAGTACTGTTTCGGATATTGTTGAACGGCTTACCGCAAAAGGAATTCTCATGAAAACCCCTAATCCTAAAGACAAACGGTCGGTAAACATTACCCTGACTGAGGAAACCCTGAAAGAAATAAATGAAGGTGCACCAGAACCCTTCAACCAGGCAGTAAGAGATGTATTAAATCTGTTAAAGCCAAATGAACAGGAGATCGTGGAGGAAGGAATGCGGTTATTCGTTTCAGCTGTTAAAGAAAAAATGGAGGCAGAAGGAATGGATCACTCAGAGTATTTTGATGTCCTGTTTTTCCCTCAAGATAACCCGTGGGGAAATAAAGATTCCAAATAAAACTAGGAGGAGATTAAAATAGCAAAGTATCTTTACAGGTTAGGACAATGGGCAGCCATACACCGGAAAAAAGTAGTTTTTAGCATGCTGGGAATTTTGCTTGTATTAGCGGCTCTTGCCTTGAACATGGGTTCCTCGTTTAATGAGGATCTGACCATTCCAAATACACCGGCAGACCGGGCAGGCAAAGTCATTAGTGAAGAATTTAAGGGAGCAGGAAGCCAAGGGGCCAAAGTACAAATCGTCTTTAAAGCGCCTGAAAATGAAACGCTGGAATCGGCAGAAGTACAACAAGTCATTACAGATACATTAAATGAAATCAAAAAAGACCCAGATGTCGCTTCTGTGGCAACACCGATGCAGCTTATGAATATAAGCGAAGATAAGAGGATCGGGTATGGAGAAGTAACGTTCAAAGTCAAAGCCGAAGAGGTAACAGAGGATTCTAAAAACAATATTTTAGACCACATTAAAACAACAAGGGATGCAGGCATTCAAACGGAGGTAAGAGGGGATAACCTGGCATTTTCTGAATCAGCGGCCCATTTTGCTGAGGCAGCTGGGATTGTGATTGCCTTTTTTGTACTGGCTGTTACCTTTGCATCGTTTGTCGCAGCTGGACTGCCGATTCTTACGGCTGTTCTAGGATTAGGCATCGGGCTGATTGGGATCGTGATAGGAACCAATTTTATCGACATCCAATCTGTTTCTATCTCCTTGGCGGCCATGCTGGGACTGGCAGTAGGAATCGATTACGCTTTATTTATCATGTCGCGCTTTAAAGAGCAGCTTGCCAAAGGATATTCTGTTCAGCAATCGATTGCCATAGCTAATGGAACAGCTGGGGGCGCCGTTGTATTTGCAGGAATTACGGTCGTTATTGGGCTTTTGGGATTGGCTGTTGCGCAGATTCCGTTTTTAACCATGATGGGAATCTCGGCAGCCGTCAGTATCCTGACAGCGGTTTTAGTATCCATCATCGTATTGCCGGCGATATTAGGCATGATCGGTCATAAAATTGGACCGTCTAAGGAAAATAAATTCCTGCAAAAGCTTACGGGAATGGATAAGAAAAAAGAAGGCTCAAGCAAATGGGGAGAATTTGTTACAAAGCGACCTTTAATAGTTTCCATCGTTGCGATTGCGCTGCTTGTAATCATTGCCGTTCCTATGTTCCATATGAATCTTGGGCTGCCTTCTGATGGGACAACGAAGTCAACAGAGACAACGGAAAGAAGAGCGTATGATTTGCTGACAGAAGCATATGACGAAGGATTTAATGCCTCGTTGGTAGTAGCAGCAAAAGCTGAAGAAGCAGACAGCAAAACGCCACAGACAGTGAATGAGATTGCAAAAGAATTGAGCGAGCTGTCTGGTGTTAAAAGTGTAACCCCGGCTTTTCCTGGACCTTCTGGAGAATTGTATGTAATGAATATTATACCAGAAACCGGACCGGATGACACAAAGACTAAGGATCTGGTAAAGACCATTCGAGAAAAATCTGAGCAGGCTGAAAAAGAAAACCAGATAGAACTGATGGTTACAGGCACGACAGCGATGAATATTGATATTGCACAAAAGCTAAATGATGCCCTGCCAATATTCGCCTCACTCATCGTAGGGCTTGCTTATGTACTCCTGGTTCTGGTATTTAGGTCTCTTTTAATCCCATTAAAAGCCGTATTAGGATTCCTGCTTTCCCTGGGTGCTACACTTGGATTTGTCGTATTTATCGTGCAGGATGGAAACTTGCTTGACCTCTTTGGTTTTCCAGCTTCAGGCCCGATCTTAGCGTTCCTGCCTGTTATCTTGATCGGAATCTTATTCGGGCTGGCAATGGATTACGAGATCTTCCTGGTCAGCAAAATGCGTGAAGTGTATGTTCATACAGGAGATCCCCGCAAAGCCATTTTAGATGGAATGCGCGACAGCGGCAGGGTCGTGACAGCAGCAGGATTGATCATGATGGCGGTATTCATCGGCTTTATGATGACGCCCGATGCGATGATTAAAGTAATGGGAATGGCCCTGGCGTTTGGTGTTCTCTTTGACGCGTTTGTTGTGAGAATGACCATCGTGCCTGCCGTTATGGCGTTAATGGGGAAATCAGCTTGGTATTTGCCAAAATGGCTGGATAAAATTTTGCCAAATATCGACGTTGAGGGAGAAACCATTATGAACCATATTGAAAAGAAAAATGAGAGAGCTGTTTAAATAGAAAAGCAGAAGTAAACTCGTCATTAAGTTAAAAATCCGCTGTCCTTTATGGAATAGCGGATTTTTTATTCAAGGGCTGAGTCATATTTCTATTGAACAAATGGTTACGAACGAACTTTCATTCAAGATATTGCTGATGCTGTCACTTTTGCCGGTAAGCTGCACATAGCTTTGCTTATGGTGCAGAAAAGAAAAAGCAATCTTATACAGGGAAGATCGCTTGTTGTGTTATTCAAGGTAATTAAATTAAGTTATTTCAGTTATAACATCATTTTCTTTTTGAATTCTGGATCGGAAGAAAGCTCTTTACGTTTATCGTAATATAAAAGGGTGCTTATTTCTTCCTGTGGCATGGCGGAAATATGTTTAGAAGTTACTTTAAAAATAAGATTTTGATCTTCTAGTTTTTCACAAAATCTCCGGTGCATTCCATTACGAATTTTGGCCGTAATAATCATGTTTGGAATCGAATTTAAAAACCCTCGGAAGGTCTCATCATCCATTCCTTTGTCCAGCAATTCTGAAGAAAGTTCATCGCACCAATTCAGAAGATCAATCAGTTCTCGTATGTTAGATGCTGCAAGGTATTTTTCCCAAAACTCGTTAACGTGTATCTCAATTGTTTTATTGTTCATAGAATCAGCAGATTAAGTAAAAATCCGCTTTCCTCCTTTTGTAAAAGTATTGGTGTAAATGTAAGACGCTATTATATGTCCATTTATTTCTTAAGTATATGTCGTTGAAAAAATAAAAATACTTACTTTTTAGGACAAATTGCGTACTGCTGGTTATTATTTCTGAAGAAAAGGTCGTGAACACTGCAAACATTACAATAAGTGACATGATTATGGCGGAATCTATAGTACTAATTCCTATAGTATTTATCGTTCATAATGACTAAATCTTTAATAGTAAACTATATGGTAATTGGGGAAATGCCAATAATAGTGTAAAGGGAATCGGCTAGGCGTCGGAGCTATCCGCCATTTTTAAGTGCCTTTATCCTTTTTCATCAACAGTTTCGGTATCCGATTATTATCTATTTGGCTACAAAAAAATGAGACAATGTGCAAAAAATCATAAAGAGGGAACAGCAGGTTGTTCACCAGCAGATCCATTAAATAAGAACAAGTCAAAAAGCAGTGATGTTGATATCACTGCTTTTTGACTTGTTTAGTTGTAACATAGCAGAAGATTATTCAAGTTCATCCTAAGCCTTCTTTACATTTGTTTTGTGTCTTACGCTTTTTTAATTAGCAGCTTTATTCAGGTTAGTGCTGGAAATCTCTTCGGAGCTTTGTTCTGTACGTTTGATAAAAAAGGACAAAACCAATGCGATAACCGCTATTCCGATAATGACCACATAAGCGTCGTTAATCCCCTGAATAGTGGCTTCTAACATCATTTGTTGTTGGGTTGCTCCGTTTCCGCCCGTAGACATCATGTCCGTTAGATGTGTTTTAGTGCGGTCTGTCATCACCGTTACAAGAAGGGAGGTGCCGACTGCACCTGCTACCTGCCTGATGGTATTGGAGATTGCGGTACCATGAGCACTCAAGCTTGCAGGCAGTTGATTTAAGCCAGCTGTTTGAATTGGCATCAGCATCAGTGCCATTCCAATACGACGGCCTGTAGACATAAGAATCAAGTATGTGTAGCTGGTTGAGTCTGTTAAATCAATAAAGCCAATCGTGGTAATGATGGTAATGATCAAACCGATAATAGAGAGCCATTTTGCTCCATACCGGTCAAACAGCCTGCCGGTAACAGGCATTAAGAAGCCCATCACAAGCGCACCAGGAAGAAGCAATAAACCAGACTCTAAAGCTGTGTAGCCGCGTGCACTCTGCAAGTACAATGGGAGCAGCATCATATCTGCATACATCACCATTGTAATCGCAATGTTGATGACGGTTGTCAGGGAGAACATATTGTATTTGAAGGCACGAAGATCCAGCAACGGACTCTGAGACGTTAACTGTCTCCATGTAAAAAGTCCAAGTGTAACGACCCCTACGGCAATAGAGAAGAGTACCTCACTGCTGGACCAGCCTTCGCTGCCAGCCCGGCTGAAGCCGTATAATAGCGTGCCAAACCCTATTGTTGAGAGGATGACACTGATCGTATCAATTTTCGTTATCA
The genomic region above belongs to Domibacillus sp. DTU_2020_1001157_1_SI_ALB_TIR_016 and contains:
- a CDS encoding 5'-nucleotidase C-terminal domain-containing protein; its protein translation is MKRRKKDSVKKFLRTSLAVTVLSSTVVSSEVFASENKEKQNKQNQNASTVKVQLLGLNDLHGQIDTVTKLKLDGENVLAGSMEYTAAAMRQREAANPNTLLVHTGDMIGGSPLVSAAFQDEPTVEVMESMGFDVGTLGNHEFDEGIEELHRMIEGGDHPKGVPGYDGMNFPIVAANAFDTATGELITKPYVVKKAGGKKIGFIGVVTQETPNIIVSKGNETLKITDEAEAINKYAEKLKKKGVEAIVVLAHNPTTQTGNSDAFDASKIAENVDDEIDVIFSAHNHAKVNKVVDRKLIVQSYSYGSAFSDVDLELDPVSGDVVNKQAEIVTVYQKDYTPDAEVSTIINKYKDLVEPIKAEVVGHSLTTLSTAKAYTGDYRDLPLGNLIADGMKVNMNADFALMNGGGVRAQLDAGEVTFGDLFSIQPFGNVLNKVTVTGADLETILNNQLSPSGYDFHVAGFNYTYAVDAQSNTAKVVDITLPDGSKIDKTKEYTVVVNNYMFGNAKYGIAAVSRGMEVGPEDIQATVDYVKTLPSPFEYKQEGRIKEVTPVAAAAQ
- a CDS encoding IS3 family transposase (programmed frameshift), which produces MTKYSFETKLEAVAAYLEGTESIIHIAQLYNVNRSVLQRWIATFREHGWAGFQKTYTNYSAEFKMDVLNYMNETGVSTEEASAVYNIPSPSTVWKWRHLVETQGIDALKSKKKGRPSMKKESQNNQPAEGTEEALRAENERLRMEIAYLKKLHGLNSRKGKVTAQDKAQIIYELRHEFKVRELAEIAGIPRSTYYYWVKQANRPDKYGEVKEVIQQIFDEHQGRYGYRRITLELRNKGYLLNHKTVRRLMEEMGLKCLVRMKKYRSYCGSIGKIAPNILERHFEAMKPNEKWVTDVTEFHLYGEKLYLSPILDLYNGEVISYHLENRPIYSLVSRMLTKAFKHLKDGDSPVLHSDQGWHYQMKQYQQALKEHGIIQSMSRKGNCLDNAAMESFFGLLKSELLYLKEFESMEHFKQELEKYIHYYNHKRIKAKLKGMSPVQYRTHAQEAA
- a CDS encoding LacI family DNA-binding transcriptional regulator; this encodes MMRPTIYDVAKKAGVSISTVSKVLNNTGNLADKTRKKVQETMQELNYQPSVTASVKKRIQTVGLLIPSIANPFMAEIARSIENHLKRHGYSLMICSTDNDIKNELEYISILKQKYTDGIIVATGLKKEKSIKELMKTNLPMALLSRDVPSLAVDTVLVDDYLGGYEATKHLIDLGHEKIAMITEDATYSVVRSRVQGYRNALEEHGLPYDESFVIHNNISIDEGKEAMLSLLKKQSPPTAVFASTEALAIGALQGARGWNIQVPNELSIVGFDNTILSTICEPPLTTIAQPIDEMGKKVVELLIEEIEKKKESKQRVILSPKLVVRNSTAKKKES
- a CDS encoding Hsp20/alpha crystallin family protein, whose amino-acid sequence is MDFNKKNLPDLFQGSVGDLIKSFDSFFNESMKYVGHYFSQPISDLTCYETGSNMVIEAELKNCRKEQIQIYMLRNGQVKISVENITSTTAQNDKDEIILQNQSVQKVERIVALPCSPGTGKVKATFKHGLLRVIIPKREQAETIIEID
- the mbcS gene encoding acyl-CoA synthetase MbcS is translated as MYDYKTELTAPENYNITQEIEKHASDKLALVYQNEAGATQTITYNELIKQSNKLANGLNHLGLEKGDRVMIVTTRLIESYVIYMACLKAGLVIIPSSELLRAKDIAYRLNHSEAKAVISYADFTNEIDAIEEELPYLERKVSFGGTKAGWADLHSIMDSSSENFDNQITKRDDLAFLAYTSGTTGNPKGVAHAHSWGYAHIRIAAEEWLNIKESDTVWATAAPGWQKWVWSPFLSVLGSGATGFVYQGRFTPQKYLKLLQDQKINVLCCTPTEYRMMAKTEGLNQYDLSNLRSAVSAGEALNMEVIDVFKNTFNIQIRDGYGQTESTLLIGTLQGAEHKIGSMGKPILNDTIDIVDEDGVPVQTGEIGNIAIRKELPALFKMYYKDPQKTESSYTGDYFLTGDRASKDEEGFYWFQGRSDDVIISSGYTIGPFEIEDALMKHPAVLECAAVASPDEIRGNVVKAFIVLQTGVEGSAELVKELQSFVKQITAPYKYPRLIEFVDHLPKTDSGKIKRVDLRSRGNQ